A single genomic interval of Eurosta solidaginis isolate ZX-2024a chromosome 3, ASM4086904v1, whole genome shotgun sequence harbors:
- the Rpp25 gene encoding ribonuclease P protein subunit p25: protein MMHYRKGENIEQELTKDDLPFEDCLPKLPQKDFLWMHVKGGTKVHNVLNYAKNALDKGEYRTVVWSGSGGGVVKTVSCAEILKRSYPLHQLTRMDQITIEEHWVPQMDGLEPIVAKRKVPSLHILMTLDPIDESIADVQKPNTTTEFWRGLSGDSQQKKQQRRPGANSDGQSHRPRYQQHKQPRQQGERQEEEKVVSTGEQRVRPQNFKKHANRNRGEQRQGQSRNDSEQQQKEGQLQDPSQPDNDVRQDGQQQSQRHRRTKPKQKQQQPRSPQVVHVEGTPASSTTNNPNGMES, encoded by the exons ATGATGCATTATCGGAAAGGTGAAAATATCGAGCAAGAGCTAACGAAGGATGACTTGCCATTTGAAGATTGTTTACCAAAATTACCACAGAAGGATTTTCTCTGGATGCAT GTGAAAGGTGGCACCAAAGTACACAACGTCCTTAATTATGCAAAGAATGCTTTGGACAAGGGCGAATATCGTACTGTGGTTTGGAGTGGTTCAGGTGGCGGTGTGGTCAAAACGGTTTCGTGTGCCGAAATACTAAAGCGCAGCTATCCGTTACATCAGCTGACGCGTATGGATCAAATAAC GATCGAAGAACATTGGGTGCCGCAAATGGACGGCTTGGAACCCATCGTAGCCAAACGTAAAGTGCCCAGCTTACACATATTAATGACGCTCGATCCCATCGACGAAAGTATTGCTGA TGTACAAAAGCCTAACACAACCACTGAGTTCTGGAGAGGATTGAGCGGTGATAGTCAACAAAAGAAACAACAACGCAGGCCTGGTGCAAATTCCGACGGTCAATCACACCGGCCACGATATCAGCAACACAAACAACCGCGTCAACAAGGTGAACGACAGGAGGAGGAAAAAGTTGTGTCTACTGGCGAACAACGTGTGCGGccacagaattttaaaaagcacgCTAATAGGAATCGAGGTGAACAGCGGCAAGGACAAAGTAGAAATGATTcagaacaacaacaaaaggaaGGACAATTACAAGACCCCTCTCAGCCGGATAATGATGTTCGTCAAGATGGTCAGCAACAATCACAGAGACATCGACGTACGAAAcctaaacaaaagcaacaacagccACGGTCTCCACAAGTCGTTCATGTGGAGGGAACGCCAGCTTCGTCGACTACGAATAACCCAAATGGCATGGAATCGTAA